Sequence from the Ooceraea biroi isolate clonal line C1 chromosome 2, Obir_v5.4, whole genome shotgun sequence genome:
ATAGATACACTTTTGTACACTCGAAGTTGTTTAAAATAGCCGTATATCTCacacgttatattataatatattaccaaagtgcaataaaattgcaattgatGTATCATCGCCATTCGCCAAAAATGTCTACGTACACactgttattttataattaattaactctaAATAGATTACATATAGTTTTCgtaataattcaaattttcaatgaattttgttcttataattatagctatattatttaatatactatattgttactataatagttatatttctCTGTcacgattaaatattaaacatatgcAGAATACCCATCTTCCTCTTCCAGTTGTCTTCGATCTGATATTTAttcaagatttttaaataatgtttgtaTCTTCAGcattacttttaaatatttttatagtttgtTTTTACATACTCACAGGCTTTTACtgtcttgatattttttatatttatgttcatATGCTCttacgatataattaaatacttaatttttacatttgtgataaaatattatggtAGAAGgtcatacatttatattattacacagtttttttattatattatttattttattatattacaataaatctttttctttattctatttattatattatatatatagtacaAAAATTGCCTCGTGacttaaaactatttttaaaatgGACTTAATCCTCATATACATGTCAATATACTGAAATACGTTTCTTAAAGTTATATGTATCGCTGTTATGGAAACTTTTCAAATACCGAAATGTAATATTGCGTAAATTATTGACGTCATTTTCGCAAACATTTAATCCAATAGAATCAgatgaaaatttcaagatatattataagttGTATAAAAACCGCATATATACGATTTCCAAAAAGTTTTTGTCTtcagaatattcataaaaatattcattggtcctttttgtttttattatcatatatatcaattgaaaatgtatatacatacatatttttgagagaattatttgaatgaaTTATATTTCGAATGTTTCAGATTGCaattgatatattcaaattgatatatatatatatatatatagatttcaCAGCCgctttaaaattatgtaaatgtgTGATAAAACTTGATTAATGATCAAAACTCATTAATTGAATTGATTGGCATTATTTATCTAATTCATTATCAGCACGATGATAATAACAAGTATTGTCACGTAACTCACAATCTGCAGAATATTACGAATAATTtcatacaaaatataactatgaaaacattaaaatatttaatatctaatgtaatatatatatatgtatatcaggCTGTGATTTTCTCTTTCAAGAAAATTGAGTATGTTCAGCCTACGTCTAGTAACGAAGAATGTGTCCCGACTCCTTCGTTAGATTTGCTAGCAATACAAACCGTTGCCTTGATTCTCGGTAatgtatttctttaaatactGCGCCGTTTTCTCGGTCAGTCCTAAACCCGGTAATTCTCTATCGAATTGTTCTAGAGTGCCAGCACCCGCTAAATAACCGTTTAATTTAGCCGCCAAGGCAGACGTACGCAATACTTCCGGTGTGACGAATCCTAATGTCTCAATCAGCCACGGATGACTCTGCAGTCGATATTTCTGATGATAACTGTAAATAATACGTTATGTCATTAATTTTATCCAATTGTCAATATGTATATTGGCTATTATTAAACGTTTGCGGCCTTATCTATTTATGAAACTGCTAAACTATTTACAGCTAAATTTCAATATCTGTTAGAATCAGCATGCAAATTAAGAActtactaaaaatatttcaagttgtgtaaatttatacattaattatataaatttgcatattataaGAGTCGTAAGcagtatagatatatatattattcaatcaTAAATTAAATCCTGAATGCATTcgactataatatataaacaatattatttcttactcTTCTGCTGGATAAAAGTTTGTAAATTTCCTGATTTCTGTGGTAAAAGATTCGCCGCGCTCTTGTTGCTCGTGTTCGCGAGAGTTTTCAGCCAGCAATCTCTGCTCGTCATCGTGGTACAGAATCAATGACATGTACTGCAAATTTCAAATCATgcaacaaattataatatgctGATATAATTGGCAGACCATTTGAATCACTTAGATAAACTATATtcagattaaattatttctactgGAAatctaattatgtaaataagaCAAGATACCTGTCTCTTGATCTTCGTCGTCAGACCGTACTCGTGATTGTCCCAAAACAGGCTCAACAGGTATGTGTAGGACACCAACTCTGGGTCGTACTCGATGTCAATGACTTCTGTGTGGTCTCCCCTGTGATGAAAGAAGCCAAGGTACAACTATTGTGAACAATCTCATGCGTTTTCGAGCATCGATAGGTACCACAATCGCAAAGAAGGctaatgatacattacatgtCTCTGTACGTGGGAGAATCCTTAGTGCCGCCAGCGTAGCCCACGCAGGTCCTGATCACGCCAGGCAGCGCGCCGAAGAGAGAGTCTCCCGCCCAGAAGCAGCCCATGCCGAAAGTGGCTCGCTTGCCCTTGACCTCCTCCAGCTGACCCGGCATTCTGCTGAACGGACAGACGTTGCTGGGTTCAAAGATCAGACACGTGGAATGGGCGCCGCATTGATGCGACGAGATGGTGCAATTATTCGCGGAAACGGCCTCGATCAGCCACGGTAATATTACGGTGAACACGTGGTAGGACCGTGCCATCATCGCGCTGTCGGCAGTCGGAGGTCCCAAAGCCCCAGGCTTCCACTTGGGTCCGTCGCCCACTCCCGCGGCCACGACACTGTGCCTCGTGATATTTCCAGTATCACGAGCAGCACACGGCTCGTACCGGTTGACAAGCGGTATCGAGTCGAGCGGAGACGCGACCGCGTGAAAGGAAGAGGCAGCCGAGCAGGAAAGAAAGCGCGGTGCGAGTTACGCGCGTTCGTTACGAGTTTATTACAAACTCACGTCTATGTACAGCACTTTTGGGACCGTAAACGACTACGATGGGAATCGTAGAAAAAAGCGCGAAGGCCAGCGAAGCCAATCCAATTGATGACATTCACGATTGAGTGACTCTTTATACATCGGGAATGAGCGTAATCTTGCCGGATCTCGTGACCTTCGAGTGTGACGTCTGATGAGATAATTAGCGCGTGATAGCAATGAATTTTTCTGATAATCTGCTTCTTAATGGATTTGAATCTTGCCAATTTTTTGAAGTAATCGACAGGAGCAGTCTTAACTGAGTAGCGTAAAATGATTCCCCAATGTGGAAGTCAGTAATAGCACAATATAGTTTAGCATGATTctgataaaatgtttattaagtatttttatatttaatatttaattaaatatttattatataaataaatatttggatatattaaaattattcgattGACTAGCATTTATGCAATTTACCTAATTATAGTTTGGATGGAAAGCAATTCTTAATaacatttctattatttattggtattggattgtaacatataatatctgtttcgtttttttagtgtttttaataatatgtattataatatatattcgttacTAAAAATCACGCTAAACAAGCGGgacaatatatgttacaataatttgctttcTTTTGGAATATACTATATTCATATActtcgaattattatttaatcaatatttacccaagtaacaaaataatatttttaagttttccatttactttagttttattttcatacacatgtatacacatacacacacgaaataattaaaagcttTACTATTCAAACAGCAAAGTGACATCAGACGACATAATGTTATTGTCACAAAAATAATGACATAATAATCGCCTTCTGATGTAACTTTGTTGTTTGAAAACTTTTAGTTATttcgtatgtatgtatatgtatatgtctaAGTGCgtgtgaaaataaattaaactaaataggaaacgtttaaaataattgtgtcGAATCAGGTTTAACTGGAAGACTTTCTAACgtataaaagattaaaaggaAGCGATAGATAGAAAGACCGTGAAAACTTTGCCCAGTACAgaagttttaataatgttaaagatAGAATATCGGTAGAACTCTTgaatttcacaaaaatgttgacatattttatcttttacctTAAGTGACTTTGATGCGCCCCAATTTGGATGCCTGAGAATTACTCGAACTGTTGTCGCGCTGGAGGCAGAACACACTTGTTGTTTCGTTGCTCCTTCAAAGTGAGCTCCGAGCTCCTTCCAGAGTTAGAGTAGAAAAACTTATGCCTTGTGCTACGAGTAGCATCCAGGTTTTATGTATGTCACTCACATGCCCCCACCAAATCCTATCATCAAAACATTTCTTCATTCTCCCACCCCTGTACTCATTAGAGTACCGCGCGATTTATTCGCACGTGTCAATAGATTCACATGTCTAATTTTATCGACTCACTTGTGGAGTATTGTACGacggaataaaaaaatgagaaaaagagggaaaacaAATTGATTCTGACAGTAAAGCTCGTTAACGATCTTTGCCACGATGTCAATTAATTGCACTATCGTATCTGTGATTACCAAATGTTGAGTAGgttgtttttaaaaaacttttatcaTGTTTCATACAAAGTAACCAAGGTTATAAAATAAGCAaagtatacattttataatgaaGGTTgtagaatttttaaatgatatctggaacaattttttcaaatccgGAATGAAAAGCAAGATGCAAGTATATCAGGTGACCTTAGAAAACGAGATAATTTACGAGTTAATCATTTCTTAAgctaacaaattttaatttagtttttatatttaagattAAAACACATTGAAGTTGTAATTTGCCCTTCTGATGACAATTTGGACATTTTATTGTTTcctatttatttcatcatttataatttttcagcaTTAGACTGTCCGGGATCGACGATTTGTTTAtcgctttaattaatattatttttaaaaagtgttttaaacaacgatatattttaagattGTCAAAGACTTAATCttaatttcaaagaaaaaacaaagatATCTCGGGATGACGGAGCGTTTGTTGCCAAAACAAAATCTCGTGTCATAGATAAGTTTTTCTGCGGGGAGAGAAGATAAGCAATTGCACAAATTAGATCACGTGCTTTCACAGTGTCgctttgttaaatatttaaaaatcgtgATTGAAATTAgactaattatttttaatttcaatcatttttaaacaaaacttATCAACTCATAATTGCTTTTTCTtgtttgcaaattaattccaTGGGTTTATAAGTAGTGTTTCTTAAGGACAAAACTTtcattgataatataaaaatgatcttAATCATAAGTTAgttttaaattgtaatatttagtTTTTCCAAACACACGCACATTAAATTTTCCATGAACtatctattttaatataataaaatctttttctgttttccaATTATTAATTCAGCGATTGTCACACGGtaaataaaagcataaaatgatttttaatggATTAATATTTAcggaatttattttaaaggaAATTCTTCAACATTCACACCCTCTAAAGAGAAGCATTGTAAGTCGGCTGATGTAACATAATATCATAAGTTTGTCACGTTTCAACTGGAATATGATTAGCTGACGCCATTGACCCTGTTACTGATGAATATCTTTGATTGTGGAGGTCAGACTGTAACATCTCGCAGGTAGTATATGccaaatttaatacaatagaACCATTAAtagaatacaaaattaattgaatacaatagaatacaaaattaaatgaatactCAATATTATTAAGTTAATATAATCTCAGCTCTCTCTCTATagaaatatttagtttttatattattatttatttgataactaagttcgttcggttttcaagacaaaatttaaataaaattttttgcaatgGAACTGATACTCGTTCCAAAAATAAATCCGAACAATCTTAATTGCAAACCAATAAATACTTCAAATGATAGTGCATATAATATCGATAACGTGATAAACCAATAAATACTTCAAATGATAATGCATACAATGTCACTTaagtacatttttaattaaacataaataacaaatataaataacataaataatgagCAGTATCAGGAGATTCCATCATGAGAATTATCTTGTTCgaaatatttagattaacATCTACTTTTCAATAAGCGATCTATCTTTGGTGAAGTCAAATCATGTGtataattttctgaaaaaaaatgtcatgacagataaatttttaaacctgaacgtacaataatattacttCACCATTTAATATCGCATGTTCCTTTACTTTACTTTAATACCAGTTGATGGCTTTAATGAGACTCAATAAAGCACAGTGGTTGCATC
This genomic interval carries:
- the LOC105281634 gene encoding peptide methionine sulfoxide reductase isoform X1 codes for the protein MMARSYHVFTVILPWLIEAVSANNCTISSHQCGAHSTCLIFEPSNVCPFSRMPGQLEEVKGKRATFGMGCFWAGDSLFGALPGVIRTCVGYAGGTKDSPTYRDMGDHTEVIDIEYDPELVSYTYLLSLFWDNHEYGLTTKIKRQYMSLILYHDDEQRLLAENSREHEQQERGESFTTEIRKFTNFYPAEDYHQKYRLQSHPWLIETLGFVTPEVLRTSALAAKLNGYLAGAGTLEQFDRELPGLGLTEKTAQYLKKYITENQGNGLYC
- the LOC105281634 gene encoding peptide methionine sulfoxide reductase isoform X2 — translated: MPGQLEEVKGKRATFGMGCFWAGDSLFGALPGVIRTCVGYAGGTKDSPTYRDMGDHTEVIDIEYDPELVSYTYLLSLFWDNHEYGLTTKIKRQYMSLILYHDDEQRLLAENSREHEQQERGESFTTEIRKFTNFYPAEDYHQKYRLQSHPWLIETLGFVTPEVLRTSALAAKLNGYLAGAGTLEQFDRELPGLGLTEKTAQYLKKYITENQGNGLYC